The Desulfuromonas versatilis genome has a segment encoding these proteins:
- the cas3g gene encoding type I-G CRISPR-associated helicase/endonuclease Cas3g, translating into MMEVFMDTHLSFDSQFECLTGHGPFPWQRKLFGEFLEKQFREACPAPTGLGKTSIIAIWLLALVHHALNGSMSGYPRRLVYVVNRRTIVDQATDEAEKMRKVLVANPALWAIAEALRSLQARADAIPLALSTLRGQFADNAEWRHDPARPAIIVGTVDMIGSRLLFSGYGCGFKSRPLHAGFLGQDALLVHDEAHLEPAFQEMLSAIAAEQRRCQEFGLFRVMELTATSRSDASGEEDLFTEEDQTHGVARKRLGAKKGIAFHPVDDERRVADKVEQLAKGYKDSGQAILVFLRGVREVTKVAAALRKVVPECVETLTGTLRGYERDALARENSIFARFLPSTEATPRTGTVYLLCTSAGEVGVNISADHLVCDLTPFDSMMQRFGRVNRFGAGDARIDVVHRTYAKDADAREPESSTKTKEKPFTPFDRACGRTLTVLQRLPMRDDQRRDANPVALSKIPVADRQAAFTPPPGILPTSEILFDAWALTTVRQKLPGRPPVADWLHGVTEWEQPATHIAWRDEVGFVGGMSQAPPPEDLLEDYPLKPHELLRDQTPRVFSELEKVAARCPLTPVWLLNSDGVVEVLSLTRLVERDKQKKPVLNLADCTVLLPPVVGGLEGGILNGDAGNSSGAIYDIADHWLDGNGRPRRCRVWDDDDPPLWMRLVRTIDVRPDGDEEEDEEADSTSRRYWHWYVRPRSADDEGSRTARIKEELTPHLCSAEDFATRLVDRLGLEGLEAKAVVLATRWHDRGKDRLVWQRSIGNRDYPQQVLAKSGPGMWPINLSEYRHEFGSLVDLSSDTEFLELPAEIRDLVLHLVAAHHGRARPHFPAHETFDPNWPDMVTMAIVNEIPRRYGRLQRKYGRWGLAYLESLVRSADAMASQLGPGEVFADGGVSPSQGGV; encoded by the coding sequence ATGATGGAGGTGTTCATGGATACACATTTAAGTTTCGATTCGCAGTTTGAATGCCTCACGGGCCATGGACCATTCCCATGGCAAAGAAAGCTGTTTGGTGAATTCCTTGAAAAACAATTTCGTGAGGCTTGCCCCGCCCCGACGGGCCTAGGAAAAACGTCGATCATTGCAATATGGCTCCTGGCGCTTGTCCATCATGCCTTGAACGGCTCCATGTCAGGGTATCCTAGGCGACTTGTTTACGTAGTTAACCGAAGAACCATTGTGGATCAGGCTACCGACGAGGCTGAGAAAATGCGAAAAGTGCTCGTCGCCAATCCGGCCCTTTGGGCTATCGCCGAGGCTTTGCGGTCACTCCAGGCCCGAGCCGATGCAATACCTTTGGCGCTTAGCACGCTTCGTGGACAATTTGCAGACAATGCAGAGTGGCGGCATGACCCTGCCCGGCCCGCGATCATCGTTGGTACGGTGGATATGATCGGCAGCAGGCTGCTGTTTTCCGGCTATGGGTGCGGATTCAAATCCCGTCCTTTGCATGCTGGGTTTCTTGGCCAGGATGCCTTGCTGGTGCATGATGAAGCCCATCTCGAGCCTGCTTTTCAGGAGATGCTTTCGGCCATTGCTGCCGAACAGCGGCGTTGCCAGGAATTTGGACTGTTCCGTGTTATGGAGTTAACCGCAACTTCTCGCTCAGATGCAAGTGGCGAGGAGGATTTATTTACCGAAGAAGATCAGACCCATGGTGTTGCCCGGAAACGGCTCGGAGCGAAAAAGGGGATTGCTTTTCATCCTGTTGACGACGAGAGAAGGGTGGCGGACAAGGTAGAACAACTTGCCAAAGGATACAAAGACAGCGGCCAGGCAATTCTCGTTTTTCTGCGTGGGGTGAGAGAGGTTACGAAGGTGGCCGCCGCACTGCGCAAAGTTGTCCCGGAGTGTGTTGAGACGCTGACCGGCACCCTGCGCGGCTATGAGCGCGACGCCCTGGCCAGGGAGAATTCAATCTTTGCCCGTTTCTTACCATCAACGGAAGCGACGCCGCGAACGGGCACCGTCTATCTCCTATGTACCTCTGCTGGGGAGGTCGGGGTCAACATTTCGGCGGACCATTTAGTCTGCGACTTGACGCCCTTCGACAGCATGATGCAGCGTTTCGGGCGGGTGAATCGTTTCGGTGCAGGCGATGCCCGTATCGATGTCGTACATCGCACCTATGCAAAAGACGCGGATGCGCGCGAACCCGAATCATCGACCAAGACAAAGGAGAAGCCTTTTACCCCCTTCGACCGGGCCTGTGGTCGAACCCTGACCGTACTTCAACGGCTGCCCATGCGTGATGATCAGCGTCGGGATGCGAATCCGGTGGCCTTGAGCAAAATACCCGTTGCCGACCGGCAAGCCGCTTTTACGCCACCTCCAGGAATTCTTCCCACGAGCGAGATTCTTTTTGATGCCTGGGCGCTGACCACCGTCCGCCAGAAACTGCCCGGTCGTCCGCCCGTTGCCGATTGGCTGCATGGCGTTACTGAGTGGGAACAGCCCGCAACCCACATTGCGTGGCGGGATGAGGTCGGTTTTGTCGGCGGGATGTCGCAAGCCCCCCCACCGGAAGACCTGCTTGAAGACTATCCTCTCAAGCCCCACGAATTGTTGCGTGACCAGACTCCGCGGGTATTTTCCGAGCTTGAGAAAGTTGCCGCCCGCTGCCCGTTGACGCCCGTCTGGCTCCTTAATTCTGACGGCGTTGTTGAAGTGCTCTCCTTGACGAGGTTGGTCGAGCGGGACAAACAAAAGAAGCCAGTGCTGAACCTCGCCGATTGTACGGTGTTGTTACCGCCGGTGGTCGGTGGTCTCGAAGGCGGCATATTAAATGGCGATGCTGGTAATAGCTCCGGGGCGATTTATGACATAGCCGATCACTGGTTGGACGGGAATGGCAGGCCCCGGCGCTGTCGCGTCTGGGATGACGATGATCCTCCTCTATGGATGCGGCTGGTGCGAACTATCGACGTGCGTCCCGATGGCGACGAAGAGGAGGATGAAGAGGCAGATTCGACCAGTCGGCGCTACTGGCACTGGTATGTGCGGCCCCGCTCCGCCGACGATGAGGGGTCGAGGACAGCAAGAATAAAGGAAGAGCTGACACCCCACCTTTGTTCTGCCGAGGATTTCGCAACAAGGCTCGTTGACCGTTTAGGTTTGGAGGGGCTAGAAGCAAAGGCGGTTGTGCTGGCGACTCGCTGGCATGACCGCGGGAAAGATCGCTTGGTTTGGCAGCGCTCCATCGGCAATCGCGACTATCCGCAACAGGTGCTGGCGAAATCCGGGCCAGGAATGTGGCCGATCAATCTTAGCGAATATCGCCACGAGTTCGGTTCGCTTGTCGATTTATCCAGCGACACGGAGTTTCTGGAGTTACCGGCCGAGATACGGGACCTCGTCCTGCACCTTGTCGCCGCCCATCATGGCCGTGCCAGGCCGCACTTCCCTGCCCATGAGACGTTTGATCCAAATTGGCCGGATATGGTCACAATGGCAATTGTTAATGAAATTCCCCGCCGTTACGGTCGATTGCAGCGGAAGTATGGTCGCTGGGGACTTGCCTATCTCGAATCACTTGTGCGCTCTGCCGACGCCATGGCGTCTCAGCTTGGACCCGGCGAAGTTTTCGCTGATGGCGGTGTATCGCCCTCACAAGGAGGTGTCTGA
- the cas7g gene encoding type I-G CRISPR-associated RAMP protein Csb1/Cas7g — protein sequence MNDLVQKFDHWLENSGPAALVIREKLMPVEGHDGVLFPATFAASEDKTFKGGYNIDEFPDGTNVCLIDSVGSQANRIEPMFMSSEYADLVPQVVVKAGTKRVNLLEAGHRAGDAIVRCSALQQELREAFKAVQNGNAELLAKIAPTSLVFGVWDSRDTQAKLPRLVDSKIRAFNVHKLTRSAQFNPATDYLGQELLEDTSDKKIKDAYAERGFVHVPATGTHGGVIATGGIRRDATLHLAALRLLSAGPDKVKSKTLQRYILGLALTAFTSSAARYLRQGCNLVRDLEKPLEFKVVFNDGSREDANLKHDEALVYAEAVAKEYGVAPGREVLFDINLAKKDVTDSGSKKKAK from the coding sequence ATGAACGATCTAGTGCAGAAGTTTGACCACTGGCTTGAAAACTCTGGACCAGCCGCACTGGTAATACGTGAAAAATTGATGCCGGTCGAGGGCCATGATGGTGTGCTGTTCCCCGCGACTTTTGCTGCCAGCGAGGACAAGACCTTCAAGGGTGGATACAACATTGACGAGTTCCCGGACGGGACCAATGTTTGCCTGATAGATAGCGTTGGTTCGCAAGCTAACCGGATTGAACCCATGTTCATGTCATCTGAGTATGCCGATCTGGTGCCGCAGGTGGTAGTGAAGGCTGGCACCAAGCGCGTTAACCTCTTGGAGGCTGGTCATCGCGCTGGCGATGCCATTGTCCGTTGCTCCGCATTACAGCAAGAACTCCGTGAGGCCTTCAAGGCAGTGCAAAACGGTAATGCGGAACTTCTGGCAAAAATTGCGCCGACTTCGCTTGTTTTCGGAGTTTGGGATTCCCGGGATACCCAAGCTAAACTTCCGCGCTTGGTTGATTCTAAAATCCGAGCGTTTAACGTACACAAATTGACTCGGTCGGCACAGTTCAACCCGGCGACGGATTATTTGGGTCAAGAGCTGCTTGAAGATACATCCGACAAAAAGATTAAGGATGCATACGCGGAACGCGGGTTCGTCCATGTGCCTGCAACAGGCACGCATGGTGGCGTGATCGCTACGGGGGGCATTCGCCGTGACGCCACGCTCCATCTTGCCGCGCTCCGTTTACTTTCGGCAGGACCGGACAAAGTAAAGTCCAAGACTCTTCAACGCTACATACTCGGCCTTGCCTTAACTGCATTCACATCGTCGGCAGCTAGATACTTGCGCCAAGGGTGTAATCTTGTCCGCGATCTTGAAAAACCACTTGAGTTCAAAGTGGTTTTCAATGATGGCAGCCGCGAAGATGCAAATCTCAAGCACGACGAGGCGCTCGTTTATGCTGAGGCCGTTGCAAAGGAATATGGAGTTGCGCCGGGTCGGGAAGTGCTCTTTGACATAAATTTGGCGAAAAAAGACGTAACCGACAGTGGTTCAAAGAAAAAAGCGAAATGA
- a CDS encoding endonuclease domain-containing protein, with protein sequence MLKYNAGLKEPARDLRKNLTDAERLLWSHLRRKQLLGVQFYRQKPIARFIVDFYAPACRLVIEVDGSQHYEPDHRVKDFQRDQHLAGLGIRVLRFNNIQVLQETEGVLEAILRQMQQVIGNPP encoded by the coding sequence ATGCTCAAATACAATGCCGGCCTTAAAGAGCCAGCTCGCGACTTACGCAAAAACCTGACCGATGCCGAGCGACTGCTTTGGTCACACCTGCGCCGCAAGCAATTGTTGGGCGTGCAGTTTTACCGTCAAAAGCCGATCGCCCGTTTTATAGTCGATTTTTACGCTCCGGCGTGCCGGTTGGTGATCGAGGTCGATGGCTCCCAGCATTACGAACCTGACCACCGTGTGAAGGACTTTCAGCGGGATCAGCATCTTGCTGGCTTGGGAATTAGGGTCCTGCGGTTTAACAACATCCAGGTATTGCAGGAGACGGAAGGAGTGCTGGAAGCCATTTTGAGGCAGATGCAGCAGGTGATTGGAAATCCCCCCTGA
- the csb2 gene encoding type I-G CRISPR-associated protein Csb2 encodes MTMYFALTIDFLDCRFHGRRDGGEPEWPPSPLRVFQALVAAAARMNGGALSDGDSAALQWLQAQTAPVIIAPSGLSSVSPYRLSVPNNAMDLPASYWAVGQDPPGDKAPAKQRSMKTVQPTHLLDGSSIHYLWRMHEPVNAEIVGHVKAIAGPAQNINVLGWGIDVVVGNGTILSAEQVEALFGERWLPHAGTGEGGLRVPVRGTLADLQARHAGFLGRLADGSFVPPPPLVVYDKVNYRRDIDPPLREVAAFSLLRTDASGFRPFDTVKWALTVAGMTRHAARRAAQGSGWPEEGINGCILGHGESIGDEKHQPVGSQRLAYLPLPSLEARGDGKAPVVGSVRRVIVTAFDEASGDKINWARRALSGQMLEKEGKAEGDDKEAMALLSLLPGSDKVICAYIRPSSCWATVTPVVLPGYDDPAHYRRRLQIVTNAEEQKRLRDHLHDRIDGLLRKAIRQAYFPEALAKNALIEWRKVGYWRGASLAGRYGVPDHLKRFPRYHVKVRWRDDQQRPVSIGGPVCIGGGRFYGLGLFAPAD; translated from the coding sequence ATGACCATGTACTTTGCATTGACAATCGACTTCCTCGACTGCCGTTTCCACGGCAGACGGGATGGTGGTGAGCCGGAATGGCCCCCATCGCCATTGCGGGTTTTTCAGGCGCTGGTGGCTGCCGCAGCCCGGATGAACGGAGGGGCATTATCTGATGGAGACAGTGCAGCATTGCAGTGGCTCCAAGCACAGACTGCGCCGGTTATCATCGCGCCATCCGGCCTGTCCTCGGTCTCTCCATACCGGCTGTCTGTGCCGAACAACGCCATGGACCTTCCAGCTTCATATTGGGCCGTTGGCCAAGATCCGCCTGGCGATAAAGCTCCAGCCAAGCAGCGCTCGATGAAAACCGTACAACCCACTCATTTACTCGATGGTAGTTCGATCCATTACCTCTGGCGAATGCACGAGCCCGTTAACGCTGAGATTGTCGGCCATGTTAAGGCCATCGCTGGGCCGGCGCAAAACATTAACGTATTGGGCTGGGGTATCGATGTGGTGGTGGGAAACGGAACGATACTTTCCGCTGAGCAAGTGGAAGCTCTGTTTGGTGAGCGTTGGCTGCCCCATGCCGGGACCGGCGAGGGAGGCTTGCGGGTACCGGTCAGAGGGACACTGGCTGATTTGCAGGCGAGGCATGCCGGTTTTCTGGGGCGTCTGGCAGACGGCAGCTTCGTCCCCCCGCCGCCTTTGGTTGTCTACGACAAGGTCAATTATCGCCGGGATATTGATCCACCGCTGCGGGAAGTCGCCGCATTCTCCCTGCTGAGAACGGACGCCAGCGGATTTCGTCCCTTTGATACGGTAAAATGGGCGCTCACCGTGGCCGGGATGACGCGCCATGCCGCGCGCCGCGCAGCGCAAGGCTCGGGTTGGCCAGAGGAAGGGATAAACGGCTGCATCCTCGGGCATGGTGAATCTATTGGGGACGAAAAACATCAGCCAGTTGGGTCGCAGCGGCTTGCCTATCTTCCGCTGCCGAGCCTCGAAGCACGCGGAGACGGCAAAGCGCCGGTGGTTGGCAGTGTCCGGCGAGTAATTGTCACCGCCTTTGATGAAGCAAGTGGTGACAAGATCAACTGGGCTCGTCGCGCACTCTCGGGGCAGATGCTGGAGAAAGAAGGAAAAGCCGAGGGGGATGATAAAGAGGCGATGGCGTTGCTCTCCTTGCTGCCCGGCTCGGATAAGGTGATTTGTGCATACATCCGCCCATCCTCATGCTGGGCAACGGTGACTCCCGTAGTCCTTCCGGGGTACGATGACCCAGCGCATTACAGGCGGCGACTCCAAATCGTAACCAACGCGGAGGAGCAAAAACGGCTGCGGGACCATCTTCATGATCGCATCGATGGTTTGCTCCGCAAAGCGATAAGGCAGGCGTATTTCCCCGAGGCGCTGGCAAAAAATGCCTTGATTGAATGGCGCAAGGTCGGGTATTGGCGCGGCGCTTCTCTGGCGGGTCGCTATGGTGTGCCCGATCATCTCAAGAGATTCCCCCGTTATCACGTTAAAGTCCGGTGGCGTGACGATCAACAAAGGCCGGTTTCGATCGGTGGACCCGTCTGTATCGGCGGCGGGCGGTTCTACGGCCTCGGCCTCTTCGCCCCGGCCGATTGA
- a CDS encoding helix-turn-helix transcriptional regulator, which translates to MGDHLVYERYLWFHSQVKAGKFPNAAGLAERFELSRKTAQRDIDRMADRLFAPLEYDGSRRGYHYTEHGFELPPIQVSQEELLAILLARNLLSASAGGLISRSIASFGKKLFASMGDLGLSEARMDEVFSATWNGYAPAQAETFRTVSEALLQQRLLSFTYQSPRTRKSSTRRVEPHHLQHYMGSWVLIAYCRRRSDWRKFFLSRMTEPKILPECFDPRPRADWQGQLEGGFGIFQGTGLTHVVLRFSPFRAAWIREQLWHPHQRLSEHPDGSLDLSFPVADFREIKLRVLQFGADVEVIEPEELRRQVREEIGRMVGVYRNG; encoded by the coding sequence TTGGGCGACCATCTTGTCTACGAGCGCTACCTGTGGTTTCACAGCCAGGTCAAAGCCGGAAAGTTCCCCAACGCAGCGGGGCTGGCAGAGCGTTTTGAGCTCTCACGAAAAACCGCCCAGCGCGATATCGACCGCATGGCCGACCGCCTATTTGCGCCGCTGGAGTATGATGGCAGCCGCCGCGGCTACCATTACACCGAACATGGCTTCGAGTTGCCGCCGATCCAGGTCTCCCAGGAAGAGCTTCTCGCCATCCTGCTCGCTCGCAACCTGCTCTCGGCCAGTGCCGGTGGTCTGATCAGCCGGTCTATAGCCTCCTTTGGCAAAAAGCTCTTCGCCTCCATGGGGGATCTCGGCCTCAGCGAAGCCCGCATGGATGAGGTCTTTTCCGCCACCTGGAACGGCTACGCTCCGGCCCAGGCCGAGACCTTCCGCACGGTCTCCGAGGCCCTGCTGCAGCAACGCCTGCTGAGCTTCACCTATCAATCCCCGCGCACAAGAAAAAGCAGCACTCGCCGAGTCGAACCCCACCACCTGCAGCATTACATGGGCAGTTGGGTACTGATCGCCTACTGCCGGCGGCGATCGGACTGGCGCAAGTTTTTCCTCTCGCGTATGACCGAACCGAAGATTCTCCCAGAGTGTTTTGACCCCCGGCCCCGGGCAGACTGGCAAGGGCAGCTAGAAGGAGGTTTCGGCATCTTTCAGGGCACAGGTCTGACCCATGTCGTCCTACGCTTCTCGCCCTTCCGTGCCGCCTGGATCCGTGAACAGCTCTGGCACCCCCATCAGCGGCTATCCGAACACCCAGACGGCAGCCTCGATCTGAGCTTCCCCGTCGCCGACTTTCGCGAAATAAAGCTGCGGGTGCTGCAGTTCGGTGCCGATGTCGAGGTGATCGAGCCGGAGGAGCTGCGGCGCCAGGTGCGGGAGGAGATCGGGAGGATGGTGGGAGTTTACCGCAATGGGTAA